CGCTGCTGCTGGGTGTTCAGGTAGGCATCCAGATCGAAAGACGACATGTCAGGTGACCTCGGGCGTGGGCTGTGGAAGGAGCTGGCGCAGACGGCGGATCAGCGCCTCCAGGTCCAGGGGCTTCACGAAATAATCCGCGGCGCCGGCTTCCGCGCCGCGCCGCTTGTCCTCGGGCTCCCCACGTCCACTGATGAAGATGATGGGGATGTCGCGGAACTGTTCGTTCTTCTTGACGGCCTTGCACAACTCGAAGCCATCGATCCAGGACATGTTCACGTCCATGAGGATGACGTCGGGCCGCTTGAGTTGGAGGGAGGCGATGAGCCGCAGACCGTTGGCGGCGGCGTTGACCTCGAAGTCCTCGGACTCCAGGGCGAGCGAGAGCAACTCGCGCGTGTCGCGGTCATCGTCGACGATGGTGACCTTGGGCTTGGACATGAGATGGCCGGGGTGGGGGGTCGTCGTCCCTGGACAAACTAGAACGGCACATCATCCTCGGGAGGGGGGGTGGCCGCTCGGGAAGCGGCCGGGCTGCTCCGGGCCGGAGCGGGAGTGGCGGGCACCGGGGGCTTCACGCCCGCCTGCAGCGCCACCACCTCGTCCTGCCCATCCGCGGACAGCAGCTCCTCGATGCGCTTCTCCGCCGCGTTGAGCAACTGCTCACCCCGGCGCACCAGCTTGATGCCCTCCTCGAAGGACTTGAGCGACTCCTCGAGCGAGAGGGTGCCGCCCTCGAGCCGGGCCACCATCTCCTCGAGCTTCTGCACCACGTCCCCGTACTGTTCGGGCACCGCCTCCGCCGCCTTGCCCCTGCTGTCCTTCGCCACGGTGTGTCCACCTCGAGAGAAAGAGCCGGCGGACTCTATAGAGGAGGCCATCTCCAGGTTCCAGAGGGACCTGAGGGGGGTTGGTTAGCAATCCACCGGACCCTTCACGGCCGTCACGGTGGCCTCGATTTCCTCACATCCCTGGAGCGTCCTGGCCCCGGCGCTGGCGAACTTGATGCCGAGCAGCTCACCGGGCTGGACGTCCGCGATGGAACGCACCACGCCCCCGTCGCGCCGCCGGACGGTGACGGCGTAGCCGCGGGACATGACCTTGAGGGGGCTCAGGGCATCCAGCCGGCCCTCCAACCCCTGGAAGTGACGCTGGGCGTGGGCGAGCGCGTCCTTCTCCAGGGCCACCAGGCGGGCCTTGTGCTCGGCCAGCCGGGCGCGCAGCTCGGCCACCCGCGCCACCGGGGAGACACGCTCCAGCCGCAAGCGGGCCTGGGCCGCCCGGGCCCGGCGCGCCGCCACGTCCGCGCGCAGCGCGTCCTTGAGCCGGGCGGACAGCTGCACCAGACGCGCGCGCTGCTCGGCCAGCCGCGACTGGGGCCGCTGGCGTTGCAGGTGCTCGGTGTGGGCCCGGAGATCCTCCCGGTGCCGCCGGAGCACCAGACGCATCTGCCGCGTCATGGCCTCCTCGGCGTCCGCCAGCCGCAGCCGCTCGTTGGACAGGCGCCGGCGGGGATCCACCAGCCCGCCCCGCGCCTGCCCCAGGGCGCCGCGCAACTCCAGGACGCGGCGCTCGACCGCCTTGCGCAGCCGCACCGACCAGGTGGCCAGGCCGTACTCCAGCTCCTGCAGCACCGGCGCGAGCCGCTCCGCCGCCGCGCTGGGCGTGGGCGCGCGCCAGTCCGCCACGAAGTCCGCGATGGTGAAGTCAATCTCGTGCCCGATGGCGGACACCACCGGCACGGGCGAGGCGAAGATGGCGCGCGCCACGCGCTCCTCGTTGAACGTCCAGAGATCTTCCTTCGAGCCGCCGCCGCGCGTGACGACGATGACGTCCACGTCCGTGCGCGACAGGCGCTCGATGCCGCGGGCCACCTCCTCGGCGGACCCCTCGCCCTGCACGCGCGCGTCACACAGCAGCACGGACAGGCGCGGGTGGCGCGAGTGCAACACGCGCAGGAAGTCCTGCAGCGCCGCGCCGGTGCGGCTCGTCACCACGCCGATGCGCCGGGGCAGGAAGGGCAGCGGGCGGGGCGGCCGGACGCGGTTGTCGCCAATGAGCCCCTCGGCGGCCAGCCGTGCCTTGAGCTGCTCGAAGGCGAGCGCCAGTGCCCCCTCCCCTTCCGGCTCCAGCTTGAAGGCGATGAGGCTGTAGCGCCCCGAGGGCGCGTAGAGGTCCACGCTGCCCTCGACCACCACCGCGAGCCCGTCGCGCAGGTGGAAGCGCAGCCGCGCCGCCTGCGAGGCCCACATCTTCACGTCGATCGACGCCTCCGCGTCCTTGAGCGTGAAGTACAGGTGGCCGCGGGCGTTGGCGCCCCGGAAGCCGGACACCTCGCCACGCACCAGCACCCGGGGGAAGCGCGACTCGAGGGTCGTCTTGATCTGCTGGGTGAGCTCGCCCACGGTGAGCACCGTGCGCGTGGGCGCCGCCGGGCGCGCGGGCGCTCCGGGCAGCGGGGACAGCGACGTGGACACGTCCGCCAGCGCCGCGGGCGGCACGGGTGCGGGGGGCCGGGCGGGAGGCTCGGGCGGCTTGGGCGCCACGACCTCCACCGCCGGCGGAGCCAGGGGAAGAAGAGCCCCGCCGAACAGATCTCCCTGTCCGGCCGGAGGGGCGGGAGGAGCCTCGCCCGTCGCGCGCCGCTTCTTCATCGCTTGAGCTTCTCGACCCAGCCCTTGGCCTTCTGGTGCGTCTCGTCATCCGGCGACGTCATGGACATGACCTCGCGGAACTTGGGCAGCGCCTCCTCGGGATCGGTGTCCTTCATGGCGTAGGCGCTCATGTAGACGTCCTTCGCCTTCTGGCGCATCTCGTTGACGATGTTGGCGGCGCCCGTGTTGCTCGGGTCGGCCTGGAGGGCGCGCTGGGCATAGTCCATCGCGCGGCCCCACTGCCCGGACACCTTCGCCGACGAGGCCATCTTGTAATAGTTGTTGGCGGCGCGCTTGCCGGCCCCGGCGACGAGCTTGCTGCCGCGGCCGCTGGTGATCTTCCGGTCCAGCTCCAGCAGGCGCGTCAGGCCCCGGTCATCCAGATCCTCCATCCGCTTGTAGAGCATGCCGAAGTCGCCGAGCTGGCTCGTGAGCGTCTTGCACTGCGGGGCCTTGGATGCGCAGTCGTTGGCGATGGCCATGGCGCCCTGCAGATCGCCATCGCGGTAGCGATCCACCGCTTGATCCCACGGCTTGGGCACCGCCTTGGGAGTGGGCGGAGGGGGCGGCGCGTCGCGCTCCGCGATGGCGCGCGCGGCCTGCTCGTTGACGACCTTGGCGTCGCGGTGCTCCGGGAAGGCCACGAGCACGTCGTCGGTGATGGCCTTGGCCTGATCCAACTGCTTCTGCGTCAGGAGCGACTGGGCCTCGCCCACGCGCTTGTCGGCCTTGTCCTTCAGCTCCCGGCGCAACGAGCCCACCACCTCGAACATCTGGGTGTCCTGGGACACCTTGGCCAGGGAGGTGAACGCCGGGCCGAGCTGGTTCTGCGCCAGCGCCGTCCGGGCCGCCTCGAGCGCCAGCTGGTTGGGAATCTCCTTCTCCACGCGCGCCAGGTAGTCGCCCACCTGCGGGTGGTCGGGCTCGGCCTCCTTGAGCTCGAGCAGCCGCGCCTTGGCGTCGGTCCACTTGCCGTCGCGGATGAGGTTCTTGGCCTCCTGGAAGAGACCGGCGATCTGCTCGCGCTGCAGCTGGGCGGCCTGGGCGCTCTGGCGCAGGGTCTCGGCCTGCCGCTGCTGCTGCACCTTCATGACGAGCAGCACGACCGCCAGGAGCACGAAGACGGACGCGGAGATCACCAACAGGCGCTTCTTGCGCTTCTGCGCCTCGGGATCCGCCGCCGCCGCGCGGCCCCGGCCCGGGCGCACCCGCGACTCGGGACGGGGCGGAGGACGCCGGGGGGCGATCGCCGCCTCCCCATTCCCCTCCTCCCCTTCCTCCTCCGCGGCGGGCGCCGCCGGGGCGGCCGCGGTGCGGGTACGTGCCGGGCGCGCGGGCGGTGCCGAGGGCATCGGCATCATCATCGTGGCATTGGAGGCGTCGTTGAAGGTGAGCTCCGTGTCGCCCAGCGTGAGCACGGCGCCGGAACTCAGGGGCGTCTCCTCGCTCAGGGGCTCGCCATTCATCAGGGTGCCGTTACCGGACCCCAGATCGTTCACCGTCCAGCCTCCGCCCAGGCGCCGGATGAGCACGTGCCGACGGGACACCGAGGAGTCCGGGATGCAGATGGGGTTGTCGTTGGCACGGCCGATGACGTACTCGCCATCCTCCAGACCGAACTCCTGACCGGCGCAGGGACCCGCGGTGCACACCAGCTTCGTGGCCGACGGCGGGAGGGGCTCCCGCTCGGGGGCACGAGGCGCGGCGGCGGCGGTGGGACTCCTACGCGCTCCGGGACGCGGACGCGCGGCGCCGCCCGAGGGGGCGTCCGACGAGGAACTGGTCGTGGGGCGACGACGGGTGGGAGGGGAACCGTTCGACATGGGAAGTCACCGCTTCATTTCGTACACGGAGACGGGCGTCACGGCCCGTGCTCGATGGCCTTCTGGGGCCGATTGTGACAGCGATGCGCCCCGGGAGGAAAGCTCCGGTTGATTTCGCCGGGCACCGGGGCCGCCCGCTCGGTGGCCTTGAACTGGATGTCGCGCTGGAAATCCAGCCCCAAGTGGCCAGATGTCCGCTCCAGGTCGACCGTCAACCGGCCGGGCATGAGGCGGACCCCCGGGTCCAGGTCCGACGGGCCCTGGAGTGCCTCGGGGGATGCTCCTCGTCCGCGCGGGAGGTCCTCCCCGCGCGGACTAGCTGCCGACGTCGCCGAACATGAACTGGAACACGATGGGCCCGAAGAGCACCATGAACACCGTGGGGAAGATGCACGCGATGAGCGGGAAGAGCATCTTCACCGGCGCCTCGCCGGCGAGCTTCTCGGCGCGCTGGGTGCGGTCGATGCGCAGCTGGGTGGACTGGATGCGCAGCACCTTGCCGAGGCTGGTGCCCATCTTGTCCGCCTGGATGAGCGCGGTGACGAAGGTGGTGAGCGACGGCAGGTCCACGCGAGCGATCATCGCCTTGAGGCCCTCCTCGCGCGTCTTGCCCATCTTGAGCTGCTTGAGGACGATCTGCAGCTCCTCGCGCAGCGGGCCCGCCTTGCCCTTCTCCACCACCTTGGCCAGCGCGCCCGTGAAGTCCAGGCCCGCCTCCACCGACAGCGTCAGCAGGTCCAGGTTGTAGGGCAGCGCCCGGGAGATGAGCAGGTGGCGCTTCTTCACCTGATCGTTCACCCAGATGAGCGGGTAGTACATGCCGAAGAGCAGGAAGAGCAGCGCCCAGGCCAGGTTCTCGCCGATGGCGTTCACCAGGATGAGCCCCGCCACCAGACCCACGGCGGCGGAGATCTCCTGCAGCGCCATGATGTCCTCGGGCTTGAAGGCCTGGGGCTCACCCGCCCGGATGAGGGCGCGGCGCATCTTGGTCTCGTAGCCCGGCCACATGAAGCGGCGGTTGAGCACGCCGAGCTTGCGGATGGCGACCGAGCTGAAGCCCGCGACGCCACCGGCCGACTCGTCGCGCACCTCCGAGACGAACTGCGAGAAGTAGTTCTGGTAGACGCCGAACCCGAAGAAGCCCACGGACGCCGCGAACATCAGCGCCGAGCCGCCCATCAGCGTCGTGGTGAGAACATCGCTCATGGCCGTTCCTTAAATGTCGATGTTGACGATGCGCCGGATGATGAGCACGCCCATGACTTCCATGAGCGCGATGATCGTCACCAGCACATACCCGAACCAGTGGTCCATCATCGGCTCCATCAGGTCGGGACGCATGTAGTTGAGCACCAGGCCGAGCACGCCCGGCATGGCCGCCACCACCCAGCCCTGCAGCTTGCCCTGGGAGGTGAGCGCGTCGATCTTCCCCTCGAGCCGGAAGCGCTCGCGGATGACGCTCGAGATGGTCTCGAACATCTCCGCCATGTTGCCGCCCAGCTGCCGCGCGATGTTGGTGGCCACCACCACCAGCTCCAGGTCGTCGCTGCCCACCCGGCGGCCCATGTTGATGAGGGCCTCCTCCAGGGGCACGCCCAGCTTGATCTCCTTGACGAAGAGACCGAACTCCTGGGCCAGCGGCGGCTGGGCCTCGCGCGCCACGTGCTCGATGGCCTGCGGGAACGTGAGGCCCGCCTTGAACGCATTGGCCATGGCCTGCAGCGCGTCCACCAGCTGCACGTTGAACTTCTTGATGCGCCGCTTGCGGTAGTGCTTCACCAGGATGATCGGCAGGAAGAAGCCGAAGATGGTGCACACCACGCACAGGATGGGGTTGAAGATGATGTACGACAGGATGCCCAGAAGGCACATGCTGGCGATGTTGAGCACCAGCAGCTGACGGGCATCGATGAAGAGGAACATGTCGCTCAAGTCGTTCATCGACTTGACGACGTAGCGCTCCTGATACTGCTCGTAGGCCTTCGCCAGCACGGTGAAGATCACCAGGCTGAAGAAGAAGACCGATCCGGTGACGAGGAGGAGGACGATTCCGGCCAGCATGGGCGAGGACTTCCTTCAGCGACGGGGGGAGGCCAGCAGCGGGGAGGAAGGGATCAAGCGGGGCCTCAGGGAGTACCCGAGGAGCCCACGGCGCTCTTCTCCGAGGCGCTGCCCTTGATGATCTGGATGATCTCGCGGCGCTTCTGCTCGAGCACGCGGGTGCGCTCGCCCGACAGGAGCGTGGTGATGGTGGCGCGGCCGCGCTCCTCGATCATGTCCACGTCCTCCTCGTTGCGCAGCGACAGCGTGAGGTTGCCGAGCTCCGCGGCCAGGGTGAGGATCTCCGCCTCCTCGGGGATGACCATCAGCGTGATGTTGTTGTACTCGCGCTGGGACTCGGGGATGAGGTTCACGTTCGTGGTGCCCGTCACCTTGCCGGTGGCCAGGACGATCACGTTCTGCAGGAGCGTCACCGCCACGCTCTCGTCCGTCTGCGGATCGCGGAAGGTGCCGATCACGTCCACGTGATCATTGGGACGCACCCAGCCACCCACCGACGTGGTGACGCGCGAGTCGATGGTGACGGCGCGCACCTTCTTCTGCACCTTGGTGGACAGGCGCTCGGCGGCCTTGGTCGTCTCGAACTGGCTCCACAGCAGCGGGTCACCCGTCTGCAGCGCCACGAGCACCTTCTGGCCCACCACGTAGTTGGCCGAGTCCGGCTTGACCACCGAGGAGGTGACGAACTGCTCGGGCACCTGCCGCTGGCTGATCATCTCGAAGGTGATGACAGTCCCCTCGGGCAGATCCTGCGTGGCCACGACCACCGGCACCAGGTTCCAGCCCCGGCGTACGTCCGCCTCCTTCTTCTTGATGGCGGACCACGCGATGATTCCAGCCAGCAGGCCGAGGCCCAGCGCGATGATCAGAGGAGTCTTACCCTTCAACATGTCTTGAGGACCTCCAAAAGCGGGGGGTCGCCCGTGCAGGGCGGGAATGCGGCGGTGCGGGAGCTGTTCTGCAAAGCGGGGGCCCGGGGCACCAGCGGGCGGGGATGTTATCCAGTAGTCATGGAAGGTGTCAAAGACGCGAGAGTGCGGTTGCCTGCCTGGCCTACCCACCGCGTCGACCGTCCCGGATACCTGACACGTTGCTTCGCCGGTGGACTCCCCTCTGGCGGCCACCTGACCGATACACGCCCTGGCATGAATGTCGCTAGATGGCGGCATTCATGAGTCAACACTCCCCCCCGTCCCGGGAATCCGGGCAAGCGGCGGTCGAATCGGCACTGGTGCTGCCGCTGATGGTCTTCCTGGGCCTGGGCCTCATCCAGCTGACGATGATGCAGCAGGCGAAGTTGATGACCGAGTACGCGGCGTACTGCGCGGCGCGCACGGGAATCGTGTGGAACGGCAACAACGAGCGCATGCACGACGCGGCCATCATCGCGCTCTTGCCCACCATGGGCCGCACGGACACCCTGCTCCACCTGGGCAAGACGTGGGCGCTGGCGCAGCTCTACGACGAGGCGCTGCAGCTGCTGGCCTGGCCGAACAAGAAGCAGAGCGATGATCCGAAGGCGGGCTCGACGAAGACCTCGAGCGTGCCGGCCTCGGTGAACGGCTCCAACCTGTTCGGCCAGGTGCGCGTCGACACGGTGAATCCCTCCTGGTACTCGCCCATCAAGAGCGTGTGGAAGCTGCGCTCGGGCGCGGGCTGGAAGGAGCTGGACTTCGACGGGCCGGACACCTACCCGCAGGTGCCGTCGCTGGAGTCGAAGATCGCCAAGTTCTTCAACCTGGCCCTGCCGGACAACGACGAGGAGGTCTACCGCAAGGCCACGGTGCTGAGCATCCGGGTGCGCTACTGGTACGAGCTGCGCGTGCCCTTCGCCAACTGGATCATCTTCACGTCCTGGTGGGCGGCCAACGCGGGGGTGACCCTGGGCGGCGCCATCTACAAGCCCACGACCGACTCGGGCGCGCGCATCACCAGCAAGAAGGGCGGCATGAGCGAGGTGGGCGCGGTGCCCGTCAAGGGACTGGAGCACCAGCGCGGCTACAACTCGCTCTACCAGCCGGAGATGACCGTGCTCTGGATGCTGGCCACCGGCAGCATCCCGCTGCTCTCGAAGTACGTGGGCAAGCGCTACTTCATCCCGCTGACGGCCACCTACAGCATGCGGATGCAATCGAACTTCTACTACAAGTGGCTGATGCACCTGGAACCGGAGTGGGGACTGTAGAGCCATGGTGACCCGTGCACTACGACGCGGCATGAAGCGGCAGGAGGGCCAGGCCCTCGTGCTCGCCTGTCTGTTGATGCTCATCCTGAGCATCGCGCTCATCACGACGGTGAACATCGGCCATGGGGTGCACGAGCGCATCCGCCTGCAGAACACGGCGGACGCGGCGGCCTACTCCACGGCGGCGATGGAGGCGCGCGCGTTCAACTTCTACGCGTTCACCAACCGCACCCAGGTGTCGCACTACGTGTCGGCGATGATGTGGCAGTCGCTCGACTCGTTCCTGTTCTCCATCCAGGCGTTCCTGACGGACATCTTCGGGTTCATGCGCACCGTCGGCCCGTGTTTCCCCTCGGACTCACGCAGCAGTTACTGGATCATCGTCTGCGCCGTGCTCGACCGGATCCCCTACGTCAACATCGTCATGAAGGCGCTGGACATCGTCTACAAGGCGGTCCGGCTGATCCTCGACGTCATGAAGAAGGTCTTCCCGGCCATCGATCGCGCCATTGGAAGGATCGTGGTGCCCGGGCACCGGATGCTCAACGGGGTGATGGCCGGTGCGTCCACGGCGGTGATGATGTCCACGTCCACCTACGTGATGGGCACCTCCAACAAGATCATCGCCGCGAACGATCCCAACGTGGACTCGCTCATCCCGCAGACGCTCGCGGGGCTCATCAATCAGTGCCTCTACAACCGCACCCACTACAAGCAGGCCAACGGCACGCCGTTTTCTCCGGTCAACCCCTTCAAGGAACTGGACCCCACGGTGCGGGACGAGTCCAGCAAGGTCGCCCGCGCCAAGCGGGTGATGGCGGGAATCACCAACGCCACGCGCTTCCCCTGTGACGCGAAGACGAGTCTGTGCCCGGAGACGTTGGTCACCAAGCGCACCCTGGGTGCGCTGCTGCCCATCCCCGACTGGCTCAAGCCCCTGGAGACCTTCCTCGACAACATTCCCAAGTGGGGCCAGACGCGCTTTCTCACCTACAAGCTGGGCTACGGCACGGACGAGAACGAAACGGGGGCCAAGTCCAAGAAGCGCAACAAGATCCGCGAGATGAACGATCTGCCCAACTCCCCCATGGGCATGATCGCCCAGGGAGACATCCTCGCCTCGGACGACCCGTACTACATCAAGCTCGGGCCGAGCCGGCTCGGCATTGTCAACAACCCCTTCAGCTGCCCCAAGGAGCGCAGCTCGAAGGACAAGCGGACGTGGCGCGACTGCTGGGGAGATCCGCGCGAGGACAAGGACAGCACGCTCAAGACGAGCATCTGGGCCTTGAGCAAGCACGAGCGCAAGGGCGGCGCGCACTGGCGGGTGGTGTTCCCCGGCCAGGCCTCCGACGAGGATGACGAGAAGGTGGGGCTCTACGAGAACAAGCCCTGTCTGTTGGATACGCCGATCAAGTGCTTGTTCAAGATGTCCGTGTTCGTGGCCAACACCCGGATCGATCCGGATGACAAGGACCACGCCTGGGAAGGCCTGATGCCCTTCCCGCACTTCGAGCCCGGCGACTACGCGAAGGACTGCGGAGGGGGCTTCGGCTCCGACCCCAGCACCACGCAGATGGCCCAGCGCAAGCATGACTTCAACCAGCCGTCGACGTGGGTGCTGCTCAACAAGAGCTCGGACGAGCTGCACAACTCCAAGGCGGACCAGACCGGCGCCACCTACAACAAGCCGGGCCTGCTCAACGACAGCGGCAAGCTCACCTTCTCCATGGGCTCGTCGTCCACGACGCTGGAGCTGGACAACGATCGCAAGAAGCTGGAGATCGCCGGCTTCCAGGTCTCCTCGGGCATGAGCGTCATCTCGCGCGGGCAGACGTACTACCACCGGCCCGGCAACTGGACCGAGCAGCCCAACTTCTTCAACCCCTACTGGAGACCGCGCCTGGCGGCCGTCTGGCAGGGCCGGGAGTCGCTGCCGCTCATCAACAAGCTCACCAACGCGCTGCCCGAGTCCGTGCGCGACACGCCCGCGAAGATCATCACCCACTGAGAACCGTCATGCTCCGCTCACGCGCACACAAGAAGACCATCCGGCGCGGCGCCGCCATCGTGGAGTTCGCGCTCGTGGTGCCCCTGCTGGTGTCCATCCTCATGTTCAGCATGTTCCTGAGCGACATCGTCCGGGCCAAGCTCAAGATGCAGGAGGCCAGCCGCTACACGGCGTGGGAGATGAGCAGCTACACGCTGAGCGACTACGGCAGCGCGGATCACGACAAGGCCTTCGAGACCGCCCAGAAGGCGGCGGTGGACGAGGCGACCGAGCGCTACAAGGACCTGGACTCGCTCGAGCCGGACGGCAAGTTCGGCTTCATGCTGAGCGCGGATCCGGTGCAGGTGAAGGTGGAGAACCAGACCGTGGCGGGCATCGACCTGAGCCGGGTCTTCGAGGGAAACGGAGGCGTGGGCGACGAGGCCAGCAACGCGGTGGGCAAGACGCTCAACTTCTTCCTCGACCACTTCAAGATGAACACCAAGGGGCAGGTGCAGGTGGAGATCACCAGCAAGCTCGCCAGCCTCGGGCTGCCCCGCAACTACCTGCAGCAGGAGCAGAAGGGCTTCTTCGACGTGGACAACTGGGGCGGCAAGGACCTGAGCAACCTGCCGGTGAAGAACCGCTACACCCTCATCGCCACCGGGTGGCAGCTGCCCGACGGAGCCAACGCCGTCATGGCCCCCAAGCGGGCGGGCGTGCACAGCGGAGGAAGCCAGCACGGCATGGCCGCGCAGGTGGACCGGATGACGTTCCTGGGTATAGGAAACTACGCGGACAAGGTGGGGTTGGACTCGCTCGGCTCGATCGCCAACTTCGTGTTCCCCGACTTCTTCGGACCGTTCGTGGTCGCCCACAACTATGAGCCCGCGGCCGAGGGGAACGAATGCAACAAGCCGGGGCACGGCGCCTCGGTGGGACTCAACAACCTCAACAAGTATCCCGGTCTGGACGACGACGCCCAGCGCTGCTTCGACACCGCCCCGTTCCGCGACACCCAGAAGTACGACGACTCGCTCTACCGCAAGGTGTTCATGGCCCGGGGCAACAGCTTCATGGGCTGCAAGAACGAACAGGCGGACATGCCCAACACGCCCCAACCCGATTCCAGCGTCCAGAAGGACAAGAACAAGAAGAAGGTGTCGTGCGAGTAAGCTCCCTCCCCCTCCTGGCGTTGCTCCTCTGGGCCCCCGTGTCGCGGGCCGAGCAGGAGCTCGCGGTCTATCCTGGCACCGTGCACACGCGGATCGGCAATGATCTGCTCATCGACGGCCAGTACCACCGCATGGCCTACTTCACCACCAAGGACTCCCTGGAGAAGGTGGCGAAGTACTTCCAGGGCTACTGGCGCAAGCAGGGCTACCCCGTCGTCGTGGAGGGGGACTTGAAGAACGAGGCCGTGGTGTCGGCCTTCTATACCCGCGAGGGGCTCCAGCGGGCCGTGGTGCTGCGGGCCGAGCGGGACAGGACGGTGGGCTTCACCGTGCTCAAGGATCTCTGGCTGTACGAGAAGCCGCCGGACGCGGGCAAGGGCCGCTTCATCCAGATCGAGGGCTCGCTCTTCAGCGCGGACGTGGGCTCGAGGGACGAGGCCGGGAGCACCCAGCACCGCACCCAGGTGGTGGAGCGGGGACTGGACGAGGTACGGCAGGAGATCGTCTCCAAGATGAGCGCCACGGGCTACAAGCCGGTGCGCGAGTCCGGAGGCAAGCTGGATGGCCAGCGCAACATCGTGCTCGAGTTCACGCGTGGGGCCGAGCAGGCGATCACCACGCTGGTGGAGCTGGCGCCCTCGCAGGTGGCCGTGTCGCAGAGCTGGGTGGGAACGGACCGTCCGGACGGCATGCCCAACGCGGACGCCGTGCGCCAGGCGCGCGAGGCGCACGCGCGCGAAGTCCAGCAGCGCCGGGAGAAGAAGCCATGAGCGCGCTGCTGTGTGCCGTGTCGGTGGCGCTGGTGGCGGCGGCCCCGCAGCAGCTGTCGCGCGAGAGCCGGATGCTCTTCGAGACCGCCCCCGCCCGGCTGGAGGCCCGCGTCGGGGAGTGGGTGACGTACCAGATGGATGGCGCGCCCCAGCAGGGCTTCATGCGCCTGGCCGTCGTCGGCGAGGAGAAGGACGCGAAAGGGCGGGACGCGGTGTGGGTGGAGATGGAGTTCGGCAGGCACTCGGAGCTCAAGGCGCCGCTGGCGCAGTACCTCATGTTGGTGACGCGTGACGTGGGGCTGCGCTCGGAGGGCGTGACGCGGTTGTTCGTCAGCCAGGGCTACGAGAAGCTGCAGGAGCTGGAGCAGGACGCCGTGGCCCACTTCATGGGGACGCCCAAACCGGAAGCGCCCCCGGCGCCCCTTCCCGCGTCCACCGAGCAGATCTCCGCGGGTCCGGACACGAGCGTGACCCGGGGCAAGCCCGCGCGGGTGATGACGCTCGCGGGGACGGTGCAGGCCGAGCCGATGGAGGTCCGCTACCGTCAGCTCGTCATCAAGCGCTACTGGATCAGCCGGGAAGTGCCCATCCTGCGGCTGGCGAAGATCGAGTTTCCCCCCATCCAGTACACGATGGAGGTGCGCGACTACGGCGTGGATGCCCGGCCTCGCATGGTGCGCCCCTCCCCGAACGACAAGAAGATGATCCTGGGGACCGAGGAGCAGCTACCCTCGCGCTTCAAGTTCCAGCCTCCCGCCGAGACGGATTCAGAGTCGAAGGACAACCGCCCATGAAGACGCCCACGCCGCCTCAAACGCTCCGCCGCCGCGCCCGTCGTGGCCAGGCCATGGTGGAGTACTCCTTCATCAACTGGGTGCTGGTGTTCGGCCTCATCGTCCTGATGAGCGTCGACCTGGGCAACGGGAAGGAGAAGATGAACGTCATCGACGCCTTCCTGCGCGCGTACCAGATTTATTACGACTCGTTCTACTTCGTGCTCAACCTGCCGTTCCCGTGAAGCCCACCCCGTCCCGCGCCGCCTCCGCCTCACCGCCCGCTCTCCGGGTCATCCACGGCATCGTCTTCGGCGGACTGACCGCCATCTGTGTCGTGGCCGGCATGGCGGAGTTCGAGCACCTGTGGCGCACCCAGCAGCAGCCCTTCCACGCCGGGCCGCCACCGCGTCCGGCGCTGGTGCTGGCCGTGCTCGCCACCGTGCTCGGCATGGGCGTCATCC
Above is a window of Cystobacter fuscus DNA encoding:
- a CDS encoding TadE/TadG family type IV pilus assembly protein, with protein sequence MKTPTPPQTLRRRARRGQAMVEYSFINWVLVFGLIVLMSVDLGNGKEKMNVIDAFLRAYQIYYDSFYFVLNLPFP